GAGAATGGTTCCAATTGAATATTGATGGGCATAGTCCTCAGATAAGAGAACTTCATTTCGATTTAATGGCATGCGTCCTTCAGCCAATGTAAACAAAGGTTTCCCTTTGTCTTGTGGCGCTTGGAAGTGGCGTTCGTATTCGGGGTTAATACCCAATAAACTAATGAGTTCATGATTCTCATCTTGATTACGAATATAGCGTCTGCTTTCAACTGGTGCGTATGAGTCTACGTTTTCATGACCGACAAAATTGAGAAGTACATTAATATCAGTAACATTGAAAAATTGAATGTTATCTTGTCTAAACGAGTTTACTACTTGATCTTTAAACCCTTTTATGGCGCTTTGGGTAAGGGCAACGACCATTGTCGTCATTGCAACTGATAAAGAAATACTAAGAATCGTCATAAAAAGTGAACGACGATCGCTAAAACTGTGTTTGAATCCAAGTTTGGTTAGGATGCTCACAAGATAACCTCATCACGCGTAATCCGGCCATCTTCAATATGAATAATCCGATCTGCTTGCATAGCAATGTTTTCATCATGTGTGATAAGCATGATTGTTTGCTTGTCCTCACGATGTGACGCTTTCAACATCTCGAGTATTTCCTGAGAGTTTGCCTGATCTAAGTTGCCTGTTGGTTCATCAGCAAGTAGCAGAGATGGACGATTCATTAATGCTCGTGCAATCGATACTCTTTGCTGTTGCCCCCCTGACAGCTGACTTGGAAGGTGTGTAAGTCGGTCTTTGAGATTCAGACGGGTAACCAAGTCTTGGTAGTAATCGATATCGATCGGGGCTTGGTCAAGAAGTATGGGTAGTTTAATATTATCTTCAATATTGAGTATGGGAATAAGGTTATAAAATTGGTAGACAAGACCAATGTGACGTCGTCTAAAAATCGTCAGTTTTTCTTCGTCAAAAGCATCAACAGCCAGCCCATCAATCGTGATGTATCCAGAACTTGCAGTATCAACACAACCAATCATATGAAGCAGTGTTGATTTGCCACTTCCACTGGGTCCCATAATTGCGACAAACTCTCCTTTGTTTACTTTAAAAGAGACATCATCCAATGCCTTGACTTCGTGTTTCCCTTGTTTGTAGATTTTCGACAGATTCATGACATTAAGAATTTCCATGGTATCACCTCGTACCCTTAGTATAGAGAATCATGCATTCGTAAGTTCTTACGGTTGTGTCATATTTTGAAAGCGGAAGACAAATGTGTTTTCACCATCCACATACAAACGCCCCCTTGTTGATTCATTATCTCGCGTGCGAGGGATAGGCCGATACCAACACTCTCAGGATGCTTATTTGCACCACTGTAAAATCGTTCGAAGATTTTTTCGCGTTGAGAAATAGGGATAGCATCACCATCGTCGGAAATTCGAACTTCGGTAAAGAGGCCAATGCGTTGCGTTGTAATGGTAATGGTAGTCTTTGCATAGCGCAATTTATTACTCAATATGTTCTGGAATGCTTCCATTGTTTTATTTGGATCACAGAGTACAGCGTGGTTGGTGATGCTTGTATTCAATAAAAGATTGCTATTGTGTGCCAAGGGTTTGAATGTTTCTATTATCTCAAAAAGGTAGGGATCAAGTGGTGTAGGTCTCATATTAAAGTCCATGGTATGAGCATCCAACTGAACTAACTTCAAAAGCGACTTTACTAAGGAATCAAGGCGTGATATTTGGATGCGACTGTTTTGAACAAGCTCATCCTCTTGATTTTGTAATTCATTGAGAATCGATAATGAGGTGATGGGTGTCTTGAGTTGGTGAGAAATATCTTCCAAAGATTTATTGAGAAAGGCTTTTTGTGACACGAGTGCATCATTCATTGTTTTTTGATTGATGGTCGTCTTGTTGAGTTCGGCGTGAAGGATCGCGAGTTCACCCTCTACATATGCATCCAAATCATACGTATAGTCGCCACGATTGAGCGTCTTTAAATAGAAAGTCAATGATTCAATACGCCTAAGTTGATTGTGCAGGAAGATAAAGACAAGGATTAATGTCCCGGCAAAGGCAAGTCCAAGACTTAGCCATTCATAGTTCATTTTAAACAACAAAAAACACAACCCAAAAAGCAGTAAGAGTTGTATGAAAAGATTCTTTATTTTACGGTCGCGTATTATTTTCATAGATGAAGAATGTATCCTTTGCCATGGACTGTTTTGATTTCAATCTGAGTCCCCATTTTCTCACGTAAACGTTTGATATTGACCGATAAGGCATTGTCGGTAATGTAGGTATCATTTTCCCAGAGAATTTTATTCAATGCATCACGCAATACAAGCTCACCACGATGCTTGAAAAGTACAAGGAGTAGGCGGTACTCTTGAACGCTGAGTTGAACTTCGTTATTGTCAACGCGAACCGTCGCAGCATTCACGTCAATCGTGAGAGAACCGTATGCAAGCAGTCCAGAATTTGAACGCTTTGTGATTGCAAGAATGCGTCGTTTAAGTTCGGCCAATCGAAAAGGTTTTGTAATGTAGTCATCAGCACCCAAATCAAATCCTCGTAAAAGACTTGCTTCGTCATCTTGGGCTGTCAAAAAAATAATGGGTGCATTGGATACGCATCGAACCTGTTGGCATACTTGAAAACCATCCCCATCGGGAAGCCCAACATCAAGGATAAAGAGATCGAATGTGTTATCGAGGCATCGTTCCGCCTCTTGCATGGAAAACGCGACAGTTACGTGCCAACTGTCGAGTTCTAAAAATTTTCGCAACCCATAGACAATGGTTGGGTCATCTTCCACCAGTAAGATTTTCATAACTCTATTATACATGACTTTGAGACTGAATAAATGAGGATTTTGTCATATTTGCGCGTGTCTTTCACACAAGAGTGTTACACTTGGAATGGATCAGAGAGATGATATAATAACACCATTATTGAGTTTGCGAGGGAGAAAAACTATGTCAAAACATCGCATCGGATATGCTTGTATACCCATGTCAATTCCATATCGAACTACACGACGTATGAATCTTAAAGATTTCAATACACAAGGGTTCATTGAAAAGACAGGTGAAAATATCAATGACTTGTTGAAAATCTTGGAATGGAATCATTCACAAGGAATCACCATGTTTCGGATTAGTTCCGATATTATTCCATTTGGTTCCCACCCTATCAATACCCTTGCTTGGGATGAAATGTTTGAAGATGTGTTGTCACAATGTGGAGAATTTGTAAAGCAATCAGGGATGCGTGTATCCATGCATCCTGGGCAATATACCGTTTTAAATTCACCGGATGAGGGTGTTGTTGAACGGAGTATTGCTGATTTGGAATACCACTGTCGTTTTCTGGATGCTTTAGGTATCGATGATACCCATAAACTAATCCTCCATGTAGGGGGTGTTTATGGTGATAAAGAAGCAGCGATGAAACGGTTTATTGCAAATTATCCGCGCCTTTCGCAACGTGTACAATCCCGTCTTATTTTGGAAAATGATGAGCGTAGCTACACAATCGCAGAAGTACTCGATCTTTGTCGTGCTGTACAAATGCCAGCTGTCTTTGATAATTTGCACGATGCCATTAATCCATCCTCACTCCAGTTAGAAGAAGTACTATCGCAAGTGCGCCAAACATGGAAGCCTCAAGATGGTCCGGTAAAATTTCATTATTCTGATCAAGACCCCAACAAACAACGTGGAGCCCATTCGCAAACCATTGATACGCGCTCCTTTCTTGCTTATATGAAAACTGTAGATTCCTTTGATTGTGACATCATGCTTGAAGTTAAGGATAAGGAGCTATCAGTTCTGAAATTGAATCCGCTCCTGAGGGAACAGCGTGTTCACGAGCGAACTTCATTATGGGCTCGGTATAAATACCGTATAATGGAAACCGGTTATGCGAACTATAAACGATGTTCGGCTATGATAAACGATGGTACACCTCTTGATGAGATTGTTATTTTTATGGATGCGTGTCTTGAATTGCCGTTTGATGCAGGAAGTTTCCGCAATACAGCCGATCATGTCTATGGCTATGTCCGTAAACAAGTTAGTGATCGCGAAAAACAACAATATATGCTGCTTGTTGAGGATGTAAGTACGAATGCCGTTAAAATCAAGAAGTTACTTTCAAAACTAATGTATAAATATGATGAGAAGTATGTCCTTGATTCAGTGTACTTTGCCTATACAGATGTATATTCTTGAACTGTGTTTACAAAGACAGCCAATAGTATGGTAAAATAACTAATGAAGTTTTTAGAGGAGTAAGTGTACTATGAATGTAGAAGATTTCGATTTTTATCTCCCAGAGTCATTAATCGCTCAAACACCTGCCGCAAAACGCAGTGAATCGCGATTGCTTGTAGTCGACGGAATGCATGTTGAAGACAAACATTTCTATAATATTGTGGATTATCTTAACGATGGTGACGTTCTTGTTGTTAACAACACACGGGTAATTGCTGCTCGCTTGTTTGGTGAAAAGCCAGAAACGGGTGCTCATGTTGAATTGTTAATTCTTAAATTCGAAGACAAAACAGCAGAGTGTTTAGTTGGAAATGCCAAAGTGGTTAAAGTTGGAACAGAACTTAGCTTTGGTGAAGGGAAACTTAAGGCAATTTGTACTAAAGTTGGGGAAGAAGGAATTCGTTTCTTTGACCTAGAGTACGAGGGAATATTCTTAGAAATATTGGATGAATTGGGACAGATGCCACTCCCTCCATATATTCACGAACGTCTCGAAGATAAGGAACGCTATCAAACTGTTTATTCTAAAGTTGAAGGAAGTGCAGCAGCACCGACTGCGGGATTACACTTTACACCGGAAATTCTTGCCCAGCTTGAAGCAAAAGGTGTGACCATAGTTCCCATCACCCTTCATGTTGGACTGGGAACGTTCCGTCCTGTGAAAGTAGATAACATTCTTGAACATACAATGCACTCTGAAGAGTATTTTATGAGTCAAGAAACAGCGGATATCTTAAATGGTGCTAAAGAAGCAGGCCGACGCATTGTTGCTGTTGGAACGACTTCAGTACGAACATTGGAGACAATTATGACCGAACATGGTAAATTTGTTGCCGATCATAATGATAGCAAAATATTTATTTATCCAGGATATGAGTGGAAAGCAGTGGATGCAATCATTACAAACTTCCATTTACCCAAGTCAACCCTTATAATGTTAGTAAGCGCATTTGCAGGGAAAGAAGAAATTGAACATGCATACAAACATGCAGTCGATAAAGAATACCGATTCTTCTCGTTTGGAGACAGTATGTTTTTATCGCATAAGAAATAAAGGAGACAAGTATGGAACAAAAATATAAAGATCGCATACGCACTGTATTTCTGATTATTGGAATTCATTTGATCATATCTGTCATCTTTTTATTGGCAAATGGTGTTGGGCATCCCCTCTTGCGTTATGTAAAAGGATTCCCAGTTATCGTCCAAGTGTTGATAACAAGCATCTTTGCATTTCTAGTTTACGCGATTCCCGGATACCTTTTGGTTATCTCGAAATCAGATCGTAAGAATTTAATTAAAAATATAGACTTTGCAGTCGTGGTTCTCGGAGTCATTCTCCTCGCCGTATTTGTGGGTGTCTTTATTTATAGTTATGTTGTCTATCAAAAATCACCGTGGATATTCTACAGCATGCTTAATCCAATGTTTGGAAGTGTCTTGTATGAGAGTGCGGTTGTGCGAAGTTATGAAACACTCTTTTGGATTGTTTCGGCAGTGATTCCTGGGATGGGAATTTTATTTGGAATGTTTATTCGTTTGAAACAAGAAGGGGTTGTTGAATCGTGAAGCGTCATTGGACCGCATTATTTGTAGTTATTGCTGCAGGTATAATTTATAACCTTATGGAACGGTTTGTTCCTGTAGGGTGGGGATGGTTGTTAACATTTACATGGATGGTCATTTTATTGGTGTTGGGATACTTCTTATCACCCAATTCAAAACGAAACAATCGTTGGTTGGGAAAAGTCATTCTTTCCATCATTATTGTTTTAATCTTTGGTTATCGCCTGGATCTCTTTGCTGCTACAGAGTTTCGCAGTATGTTGAGTCTTGTTGGTTTAACCGGAAATTTTCTCGATTTGATCTTAATCTATTGTGGTTGGGCATTTTTCCAAGTCTAAAAGAGTCGAAAGACTCTTTTTTAGTGTATAATTAGGGAAATGAGGTAACGAAGATGAGATTGAAAAAGGACGCAAAGTTTGTATTCATAGGTGATGATACCCTTGCAGGATCACACTTTATTTCCCATATCAAAAAACAAGTTCCCAATCGTGAGATTATCAACAAATCCATGGCTGGAGATACGATGATGTCTCTGTTGGCGCGTATTGAGAGTGATGCGTTGGATGAAAAACCAGAGGTCTTGGTTATCATGATTGGTAGCAATGATATTTGGGAGAATCGTCATGATGTTATGCTTGGAACACTAGGGTCGATGCTTAACTTTGAAGATATGTATCGGTCAATGTTGCGTAAAGTTGAGGCACTTGATCCGCAACGCGTTATCCTTATTGAGCCTTTCTATGTGTCCTATCCTTCGTTGTATGATAATTTGCGTTATGATGCTTCAGACAAAATGTTTGTAGTTCGTAAACTTGCACGTGAATTTGGTTACAATTTTGTTGGTGCCGATGGTGTTTTAAACAGTGCTGCAATTAATACGCATCCTCGCAGCATTGTGAAACCGCGCGGACTTCAAGTCAGATCGAAGGGACAAATATTAATAGCAGAAGAAGTCATTAAACTATTTAGAGAATGGAGTATTGTATGATTGTATCAGGAAAAATTAGTGTTAAAGCAATATTGAAAGAGCGTAAGCGTGATATCAAGGCAGTGTATATCTTGGATAAACATCGTGATCGCGAAGCCCGTTATGTAGAGGGAATTGCGGAAGGTTTGAAAATTGTCAGACTTGATCGCCCAGCGATGGATGAATTGGCTGGAAATACCAGTCATGGTGGCTATCTTGTTGATTGTGGTGTTCGTAACAGCGAGGCTGTAACCACACTTAAAAAAGGTGACTTGTCACTCATGTGCATTGAAGGCGTTACCGATCCCTTTAATCTTGGCGAAATTTGTCGCACAATCGCTTCTTTAGGGTTTGATGGAATTATTACACCGAATTACGATTTTTATGAACACGAAGCCAAGCTGATTCGTGCGAGCGCGGGTGCAAGTGAATCGTTATGGTGGTGTAAATCAGACGACTTAGCGGCCGATATTGCAGCAATTCAAAACACAAAAACAACCATTGTCGCTGCACACCGTGGCGATGATAGTTTATCCCTAATCGATTATAAAATGCCAAAGCGTATTTGCATTTGTTTGGGTGGTGCATTACGAGGGTTATCAAGTAGTGTACTGGCACTGAGTGATGTCAATGTACGCATTGATTACGATGCGCGTGTATCCTTGAGTTCTGTTGGAGCAACATCTGTTTTTGCATACGAAAGATACCGTCAGAAAGGACGTCGATAATATGAAGTTAGCACTTGTTCAATTACGCGTAAAATCAAACAATACCAAGAGTAATCTTGCCCAAATGCAATCATTTATTGATTTGCATCGTGATGCAGCCGATATTATCGTATTTCCTGAAATGAGTGTGGGTGGTTACATGATTGGTGATCGCTATGAAAATGAAGACGCAATGAACGAGTTACTTGCTTTAAACGAGACATTGCGAGCAATGAGTAAAGGGACCGCGCTTATTTGGGGTAATGTGCAACGTTTGGATGATCAACTCTTCAATGCTGCATACTTCGCTATTGATGGTGAATGGGCAACTCGAGATTCTGGAACGGATGCAGGTTTTTATCTTAAACACTTGTTGCCAAACTATGGTTTTTTTGATGATCGTCGTTATTTTGAGGCCGGTCAAGGAAACTTTGAACCGTTTAATTATAAGGGTGAAAAAGTATCCATTCAAATTTGCGAAGACTTATGGGATATGGGCCACGCGTTTTCTCCAACACAGAAAATGCTGGCATACAACCCCGATGTTGTAATTAATATTTCGGCATCTCCTTGGGTAAAGCAAAAAGAAGCCATGCGATTGAACAACATACGTCGTCAAAAATCATCGGTACCGTTTGTTTATGTAAATAATACCGGGATGCAAAATAGTGGAAAGAATGTTGTGCTCTTTGATGGAGGGTCACTTGTGGTTCATAATGACATAGTTTACCATCTGAGTGATACATTTGAAGAGACATCGGCAGTTGTGGATATTCATAATTTCCCTGCACAGGCATCAATTTGTGACAAGAAACTCTACAATGCCCTAATTCATGCAATTCGCTACTTTGATGAAGAAACGCTAGCATACGGTCCAAAATGGATTGTGGGTGTTTCCGGTGGATTGGATAGTAGTGTCACTATTGCACTTCTTACACAAGCCCTTGGAAAAGAACGCATTCTAGGTGTAACGATGCCAAGTAAATTTACGCGCGACATTACAAAAAACAATGCCTACCATCTCAGTGAGAAGTTGGGATTTGAATTCAAAGAAATCCCAATTGGCGAAATGGTAGATGCTACTGTTAATAGTTTGAGTTATGGAGACTATAATACTGTTGAAGGGTTAAGTTACGAAAACATCCAAGCACGACTTCGTGGACATACGCTAATGAGTGTTTCAAGTCTTGTGAACGGTGTTGTATCTAACAATGGCAATAAAATTGAAGTTGCCTTGGGTTATGCAACCTTATATGGGGATGCTATTGGCGCGTTGGCAATTTTGGGAGACCTCACTAAAATGGAAGTGGGAACCGTCGCCCGTGAACTCAATGAAATTTTAAAGGATGAAGTTGTACCTGCTAACCTTATTCCCAGTGATGAGGAAACTCATGTTGAATGGGGATTTGCACCGAGCGCTGAACTTGCGGCCGATCAATTTGATCCCATGAAATGGGGATATCATGATCGAATCATCCAACATCTCATGACAGATTCTCTCGAAGCACTTCTTACATCCTATTTGGATGGAACAATTTATCATACCCCAATTGGTAAATATCTATTGGGTTACGGATTCGATAATCCAGAGGCCTTCGTTCGTGATATTCAATGGGTTGTGCGCACAATGAATACGGCAGTTTATAAGCGGATTCAAATGCCGCCAATTGTCTCAATTAGCGATCATGCGTATG
The window above is part of the Erysipelothrix sp. HDW6C genome. Proteins encoded here:
- a CDS encoding ABC transporter ATP-binding protein codes for the protein MEILNVMNLSKIYKQGKHEVKALDDVSFKVNKGEFVAIMGPSGSGKSTLLHMIGCVDTASSGYITIDGLAVDAFDEEKLTIFRRRHIGLVYQFYNLIPILNIEDNIKLPILLDQAPIDIDYYQDLVTRLNLKDRLTHLPSQLSGGQQQRVSIARALMNRPSLLLADEPTGNLDQANSQEILEMLKASHREDKQTIMLITHDENIAMQADRIIHIEDGRITRDEVIL
- a CDS encoding GDSL-type esterase/lipase family protein — protein: MRLKKDAKFVFIGDDTLAGSHFISHIKKQVPNREIINKSMAGDTMMSLLARIESDALDEKPEVLVIMIGSNDIWENRHDVMLGTLGSMLNFEDMYRSMLRKVEALDPQRVILIEPFYVSYPSLYDNLRYDASDKMFVVRKLAREFGYNFVGADGVLNSAAINTHPRSIVKPRGLQVRSKGQILIAEEVIKLFREWSIV
- the nadE gene encoding NAD(+) synthase — protein: MKLALVQLRVKSNNTKSNLAQMQSFIDLHRDAADIIVFPEMSVGGYMIGDRYENEDAMNELLALNETLRAMSKGTALIWGNVQRLDDQLFNAAYFAIDGEWATRDSGTDAGFYLKHLLPNYGFFDDRRYFEAGQGNFEPFNYKGEKVSIQICEDLWDMGHAFSPTQKMLAYNPDVVINISASPWVKQKEAMRLNNIRRQKSSVPFVYVNNTGMQNSGKNVVLFDGGSLVVHNDIVYHLSDTFEETSAVVDIHNFPAQASICDKKLYNALIHAIRYFDEETLAYGPKWIVGVSGGLDSSVTIALLTQALGKERILGVTMPSKFTRDITKNNAYHLSEKLGFEFKEIPIGEMVDATVNSLSYGDYNTVEGLSYENIQARLRGHTLMSVSSLVNGVVSNNGNKIEVALGYATLYGDAIGALAILGDLTKMEVGTVARELNEILKDEVVPANLIPSDEETHVEWGFAPSAELAADQFDPMKWGYHDRIIQHLMTDSLEALLTSYLDGTIYHTPIGKYLLGYGFDNPEAFVRDIQWVVRTMNTAVYKRIQMPPIVSISDHAYGLAYRESQMPLHYTENQEALFAAILAM
- the queA gene encoding tRNA preQ1(34) S-adenosylmethionine ribosyltransferase-isomerase QueA, which produces MNVEDFDFYLPESLIAQTPAAKRSESRLLVVDGMHVEDKHFYNIVDYLNDGDVLVVNNTRVIAARLFGEKPETGAHVELLILKFEDKTAECLVGNAKVVKVGTELSFGEGKLKAICTKVGEEGIRFFDLEYEGIFLEILDELGQMPLPPYIHERLEDKERYQTVYSKVEGSAAAPTAGLHFTPEILAQLEAKGVTIVPITLHVGLGTFRPVKVDNILEHTMHSEEYFMSQETADILNGAKEAGRRIVAVGTTSVRTLETIMTEHGKFVADHNDSKIFIYPGYEWKAVDAIITNFHLPKSTLIMLVSAFAGKEEIEHAYKHAVDKEYRFFSFGDSMFLSHKK
- the uvsE gene encoding UV DNA damage repair endonuclease UvsE, translated to MSKHRIGYACIPMSIPYRTTRRMNLKDFNTQGFIEKTGENINDLLKILEWNHSQGITMFRISSDIIPFGSHPINTLAWDEMFEDVLSQCGEFVKQSGMRVSMHPGQYTVLNSPDEGVVERSIADLEYHCRFLDALGIDDTHKLILHVGGVYGDKEAAMKRFIANYPRLSQRVQSRLILENDERSYTIAEVLDLCRAVQMPAVFDNLHDAINPSSLQLEEVLSQVRQTWKPQDGPVKFHYSDQDPNKQRGAHSQTIDTRSFLAYMKTVDSFDCDIMLEVKDKELSVLKLNPLLREQRVHERTSLWARYKYRIMETGYANYKRCSAMINDGTPLDEIVIFMDACLELPFDAGSFRNTADHVYGYVRKQVSDREKQQYMLLVEDVSTNAVKIKKLLSKLMYKYDEKYVLDSVYFAYTDVYS
- a CDS encoding RNA methyltransferase, yielding MIVSGKISVKAILKERKRDIKAVYILDKHRDREARYVEGIAEGLKIVRLDRPAMDELAGNTSHGGYLVDCGVRNSEAVTTLKKGDLSLMCIEGVTDPFNLGEICRTIASLGFDGIITPNYDFYEHEAKLIRASAGASESLWWCKSDDLAADIAAIQNTKTTIVAAHRGDDSLSLIDYKMPKRICICLGGALRGLSSSVLALSDVNVRIDYDARVSLSSVGATSVFAYERYRQKGRR
- a CDS encoding HAMP domain-containing sensor histidine kinase; the protein is MKIIRDRKIKNLFIQLLLLFGLCFLLFKMNYEWLSLGLAFAGTLILVFIFLHNQLRRIESLTFYLKTLNRGDYTYDLDAYVEGELAILHAELNKTTINQKTMNDALVSQKAFLNKSLEDISHQLKTPITSLSILNELQNQEDELVQNSRIQISRLDSLVKSLLKLVQLDAHTMDFNMRPTPLDPYLFEIIETFKPLAHNSNLLLNTSITNHAVLCDPNKTMEAFQNILSNKLRYAKTTITITTQRIGLFTEVRISDDGDAIPISQREKIFERFYSGANKHPESVGIGLSLAREIMNQQGGVCMWMVKTHLSSAFKI
- a CDS encoding response regulator transcription factor, with amino-acid sequence MKILLVEDDPTIVYGLRKFLELDSWHVTVAFSMQEAERCLDNTFDLFILDVGLPDGDGFQVCQQVRCVSNAPIIFLTAQDDEASLLRGFDLGADDYITKPFRLAELKRRILAITKRSNSGLLAYGSLTIDVNAATVRVDNNEVQLSVQEYRLLLVLFKHRGELVLRDALNKILWENDTYITDNALSVNIKRLREKMGTQIEIKTVHGKGYILHL